In the genome of Tropicibacter oceani, one region contains:
- a CDS encoding molybdopterin-dependent oxidoreductase → MMLPTALLKLTALSAICLAGLATGVRANSPLPVPQGPVVLRVHGHVPVTNVGDEALFDLQMLRDLPRATIRTRTIWTVGEQEFSGLWLKTLVERLGIEEGSLDASALNEYIIEIPLWDAVDEGALIAYEIDGRAMSVRDKGPLWVVYPYDANSDYRSEVYYARSIWQLDTIEVLQ, encoded by the coding sequence CGGGACTTGCCACCGGGGTCCGGGCCAACAGCCCGCTGCCCGTCCCGCAAGGGCCGGTGGTCCTTCGGGTGCATGGCCATGTCCCGGTCACCAATGTTGGCGACGAGGCCTTGTTCGATCTTCAGATGCTGCGCGACCTGCCGCGCGCGACCATCCGGACCAGAACCATCTGGACCGTGGGCGAACAGGAATTCTCGGGGCTGTGGCTGAAAACCCTGGTCGAACGCCTGGGGATCGAGGAAGGATCGCTGGATGCCAGCGCCCTGAACGAATACATCATCGAAATCCCGCTGTGGGACGCTGTGGACGAAGGCGCCCTGATTGCCTATGAAATCGACGGCAGGGCAATGTCGGTTCGCGACAAGGGGCCCTTGTGGGTGGTCTATCCCTATGACGCCAACTCCGACTACCGCAGCGAGGTCTATTATGCGCGCAGCATCTGGCAACTCGACACCATCGAAGTGCTGCAATAG